The following coding sequences are from one Dehalococcoidales bacterium window:
- a CDS encoding sugar phosphate nucleotidyltransferase produces the protein MKQAVILAAGEGQRLRPFTVTRPKVMLSIAGKPILRYVVEALARNGIRDIVIVVGYRREEIFDYMGSGEQFGVNIVYITQDKQLGTAHALAQARDAVEDEFLILPGDNLIEAGTIARFVTVKPHAVLVKKVDNPARYGVVTVDDGLVREIVENHGDAEANIINTGIYAFNKEVFNFMETELDIPGVLNRMRAEGCLISAQETDGTWLDAVYPWDILSLNDAVLRRIPASLGGVIEAGTSVKGLVSVGEDTIIRSNSYILGPVVIGRNCDIGPNVCILPSTSIGDNVVISAFSEIEHSVIGNDVHIGAGSIVQDTVIDKGCVIKGHFLACQSEAEVCINGEHQRVNVGAMLGAGCNLENSVVAQPGVIVGNYTQVKAMKLISGNLPDRSFVL, from the coding sequence ATGAAGCAAGCCGTAATCCTAGCCGCCGGGGAAGGCCAGAGACTGAGGCCGTTTACCGTGACCCGGCCCAAGGTGATGCTCTCTATAGCCGGTAAGCCGATACTCCGGTATGTCGTCGAGGCTTTAGCCCGAAATGGCATCCGTGATATTGTTATCGTCGTCGGATACCGGAGGGAAGAGATTTTCGATTATATGGGCAGCGGAGAGCAATTTGGCGTCAATATAGTTTACATAACACAGGACAAGCAACTGGGCACAGCCCATGCTCTAGCCCAGGCCAGGGATGCCGTCGAAGACGAGTTTCTCATTCTGCCGGGTGACAATTTGATCGAAGCCGGCACTATCGCCCGGTTTGTTACCGTTAAACCGCACGCGGTGCTGGTCAAGAAAGTGGATAACCCGGCCAGATACGGTGTGGTGACTGTTGATGACGGCCTGGTGCGGGAGATTGTGGAAAATCACGGGGATGCAGAGGCTAATATCATCAATACCGGTATTTATGCTTTCAATAAAGAGGTCTTTAATTTTATGGAGACCGAACTGGATATTCCCGGTGTCCTGAACAGGATGCGGGCAGAGGGTTGTCTTATTAGCGCTCAGGAGACGGATGGTACCTGGCTTGATGCCGTCTATCCGTGGGATATATTAAGTCTGAATGATGCGGTTCTGCGCCGCATACCGGCTAGCCTGGGCGGCGTTATTGAAGCGGGCACTTCGGTGAAGGGGCTGGTATCGGTGGGCGAGGACACAATTATACGCTCGAACTCCTATATCCTTGGACCGGTGGTTATCGGGCGGAATTGCGATATTGGCCCTAACGTGTGTATCCTGCCGTCGACCAGTATCGGTGATAATGTGGTTATCTCCGCATTCAGTGAGATTGAACATAGCGTCATCGGCAATGATGTTCATATCGGCGCCGGCTCAATTGTCCAGGATACGGTTATTGATAAAGGCTGTGTTATTAAAGGACACTTTCTCGCCTGTCAGAGTGAAGCCGAGGTATGTATCAACGGTGAACACCAGCGGGTAAATGTCGGGGCCATGCTCGGCGCGGGCTGTAACCTGGAGAACAGTGTGGTCGCTCAACCGGGGGTGATTGTCGGTAACTACACTCAGGTTAAAGCCATGAAACTGATTAGTGGCAATCTCCCTGACCGGAGTTTTGTTCTTTAG